The proteins below come from a single Paraburkholderia flagellata genomic window:
- a CDS encoding Hcp family type VI secretion system effector: MDSIILDLGSDIKGECTLEGYTDKIELMSYSHNVAMQVTNDVSNSERTSGKPHIGEFTVTKFVDVSTPTLNEYCCGGKAIASATVVVGRNAAESDGKIMPFITYTLNNVVLSNVSVSGGAGGKPVETLSLNFTKIKWELTAQKDDATKEGTAASTWDLAANKVVKAAG, from the coding sequence ATGGATTCGATCATTCTCGATCTGGGCAGCGACATCAAAGGCGAGTGCACGCTGGAAGGCTATACCGACAAGATCGAGTTGATGTCGTACAGTCACAATGTGGCGATGCAGGTGACGAACGACGTCAGCAATTCGGAGCGCACCTCGGGCAAGCCCCATATCGGCGAATTCACCGTCACGAAATTCGTGGACGTTTCCACGCCCACGCTCAACGAATATTGCTGCGGCGGCAAGGCCATCGCGAGCGCGACCGTCGTGGTGGGCCGCAACGCTGCCGAAAGCGACGGCAAAATCATGCCGTTCATCACCTATACGCTGAACAATGTCGTGCTGAGCAACGTGAGCGTGTCGGGCGGCGCGGGCGGCAAGCCGGTGGAAACGCTCTCGCTGAACTTCACGAAGATCAAGTGGGAACTCACCGCGCAAAAGGACGACGCCACCAAGGAAGGCACCGCGGCTTCCACGTGGGACCTGGCCGCGAACAAAGTCGTGAAGGCGGCAGGCTAG
- the tssC gene encoding type VI secretion system contractile sheath large subunit produces MSDIQAAATAQAGTVTLLDRIVHEGRMAQYEEQQQHARELLAEFALQVLDKNMTISRDTVAMINDHIRKIDELISEQLNEVLHHPEMQALESSWRGLHFLVKGSETGTRLKLRLLNASKKDLQNDLEKAIDVDTSALFKKIYEEEYGTFGGFPFSVLVGDYYFTRQTPDVSLLEKLASVAAAAHAPFISAAHPQLFDMASFTELGVPRDLSKVFETIDMARWREFRKSEDSRYVALTLPHILMRRPYHPDSNPVEGMNFFEDVDGTDHSKYLWGNSAYALAQRVTNAFAQYSWCAAIRGVEGGGAVERLPDHIFQTASGDKAMKCPTEVAITDRREKELDSLGFIALVHKKNEGLAVFFGGQTACKPALYNTPEATANARISAMLPYILAASRFAHYIKAIMRDKVGSFMTRDNVRSYLNTWIADYVLVNDNAPQEIKAQYPLREARVDVTEVPGKPGAYRATVFLRPHFQLEELTASIRLVATLPPPAAA; encoded by the coding sequence ATGTCCGATATTCAAGCCGCCGCGACCGCGCAGGCGGGTACGGTCACGCTGCTCGACCGCATCGTGCACGAAGGGCGTATGGCGCAATATGAGGAGCAGCAGCAGCACGCGCGCGAGCTGCTCGCCGAGTTCGCCCTGCAGGTGCTCGACAAGAACATGACCATCAGCCGCGACACCGTGGCGATGATCAACGACCACATCCGCAAGATCGACGAACTCATCAGCGAGCAACTCAACGAGGTGCTGCACCACCCCGAGATGCAGGCGCTGGAGTCGTCGTGGCGCGGGCTGCACTTTCTCGTGAAGGGCTCGGAAACGGGCACGCGCCTGAAACTGCGCCTCCTGAACGCTTCGAAGAAAGACCTGCAGAACGATCTCGAGAAGGCCATCGACGTCGACACCAGCGCACTCTTCAAAAAGATCTACGAAGAGGAATACGGCACGTTCGGCGGTTTTCCGTTCAGCGTGCTGGTGGGCGACTACTACTTCACACGCCAGACGCCCGACGTGAGCCTGCTCGAAAAGCTCGCCTCCGTGGCCGCCGCAGCGCATGCGCCGTTCATTTCGGCGGCGCACCCGCAACTTTTCGACATGGCGAGCTTTACGGAGCTGGGCGTGCCGCGCGATCTCTCCAAGGTCTTCGAGACGATCGACATGGCCCGCTGGCGCGAATTCCGCAAGAGCGAAGACTCGCGTTATGTCGCGCTCACGCTCCCGCACATCTTGATGCGGCGTCCTTATCATCCGGACAGCAACCCGGTGGAAGGCATGAACTTCTTCGAGGATGTCGACGGCACGGACCACTCGAAATATCTATGGGGCAACTCCGCGTACGCGCTTGCGCAGCGCGTTACCAACGCGTTCGCGCAATATAGCTGGTGCGCGGCGATTCGCGGCGTGGAAGGCGGCGGCGCCGTCGAGCGCTTGCCGGACCATATCTTCCAGACGGCCTCGGGCGACAAAGCCATGAAGTGCCCCACGGAAGTGGCGATCACTGACCGCCGCGAAAAGGAGCTCGACTCGCTCGGCTTCATCGCGCTCGTGCACAAGAAGAACGAGGGTCTTGCGGTGTTCTTCGGCGGCCAGACTGCCTGCAAGCCAGCGCTCTACAACACGCCCGAGGCCACGGCGAACGCGCGCATTTCGGCCATGCTGCCGTATATCCTCGCGGCGTCGCGCTTTGCCCACTACATCAAGGCGATCATGCGCGACAAGGTCGGCAGCTTCATGACGCGCGATAACGTGCGCAGCTACCTCAACACGTGGATTGCCGACTATGTGCTCGTAAACGACAATGCGCCGCAGGAAATCAAGGCGCAGTATCCGCTGCGAGAGGCGCGCGTCGACGTGACCGAGGTGCCCGGCAAGCCAGGTGCTTACCGCGCGACGGTATTCCTGCGGCCGCATTTCCAGCTCGAGGAACTCACCGCGTCGATCCGGCTCGTGGCAACGTTGCCGCCGCCGGCTGCCGCCTGA
- the tssB gene encoding type VI secretion system contractile sheath small subunit encodes MADSTQHWFERNRPPRVQITYDVETGNAIEKRELPLVVGILADLSGKPVEPLPKMTERRFVDIDRDNFNDVMKSIGPRVTLQVDNTLAADGSKINVELKFEHIDDFDPVSIVQQIGPLKQLYDARLRLRDLLTKLDGNDELDKLLQEVVHDPKGLSEIRSAHPQDTPTAQLPPPEPGDAAAPASDTPAS; translated from the coding sequence ATGGCCGACAGTACCCAGCACTGGTTCGAACGGAACCGCCCGCCGCGTGTCCAGATCACGTACGACGTTGAAACGGGCAATGCCATCGAAAAGCGCGAGCTGCCGCTCGTCGTGGGCATTCTTGCCGACCTGTCCGGCAAGCCTGTCGAGCCGTTGCCGAAGATGACGGAGCGCCGCTTCGTCGACATCGACCGCGACAATTTCAACGACGTGATGAAGTCGATCGGGCCGCGCGTGACGCTGCAGGTCGACAACACGCTCGCCGCCGACGGCAGCAAGATCAATGTCGAGCTGAAGTTCGAGCATATCGACGACTTCGATCCTGTGAGCATCGTTCAGCAGATCGGCCCGCTCAAACAGCTTTACGACGCGCGGCTGCGCCTGCGCGACCTCCTCACCAAGCTCGACGGTAACGACGAACTGGACAAGCTGCTCCAGGAAGTGGTGCACGACCCGAAGGGGTTGAGCGAAATCCGCTCGGCGCACCCGCAGGACACCCCGACTGCGCAGTTGCCGCCACCGGAGCCGGGCGACGCCGCTGCCCCTGCCAGCGACACGCCGGCCAGCTAA
- the tssK gene encoding type VI secretion system baseplate subunit TssK: protein MRTSFPDPVCWFDGMPLLPQHFQTQALHAAGHAALLASAARAHYWGVLSLEHDAAGLAQGLVRISALEAILADGLAIRHTPHDPVLEIDVSHAFSAPDEALTIYLAVPPLYRGGQLDPQAGRYTQRESPDVPDLVSGGEPASITTWSPRLHLMTDLGRHEFDRLPLMCVRQQGGGVAIADYAPPCPFVRADSVLGQRVMRLLLRVREKCVFLAGRLQAAQRAEERDDAAQIERQLCALWSRLPEVEATLVTGIAHPAELYRAVAGMTGALAALRPGRGVPAFATFDYMALLASFDPLLEWADEALATIRQGYRVRAFTEEGGSFWIAPPFESGGNVARELVIGLRMPPDAGEHDASVWLDHAVVASRPYVPTLARQRMRGLARRRLAREERAAYATGDDTTLFAVTVEDAWFDRAQPLCIEVRTTGPGRAPWAVQLFTPTGDAADDAGHAGADNA, encoded by the coding sequence ATGCGAACTTCGTTTCCCGATCCGGTCTGCTGGTTCGACGGCATGCCCTTGCTGCCGCAGCATTTCCAGACGCAGGCGCTGCACGCGGCGGGACACGCCGCGCTGCTGGCGAGCGCCGCGCGCGCACACTATTGGGGCGTGCTCTCGCTCGAGCACGACGCCGCGGGGCTTGCCCAGGGGCTCGTGCGAATCAGCGCGCTGGAGGCGATCCTGGCCGACGGCCTCGCCATTCGCCACACGCCGCACGACCCCGTGCTGGAGATCGACGTGAGCCACGCGTTCAGCGCGCCGGATGAAGCGCTCACGATCTATCTTGCGGTGCCGCCGCTGTACCGCGGCGGACAACTGGATCCGCAGGCCGGGCGCTACACCCAACGCGAGAGTCCGGATGTTCCCGATCTCGTCTCGGGCGGCGAGCCGGCTTCGATCACGACGTGGTCGCCGCGCCTGCACCTCATGACGGATCTCGGCCGTCACGAATTCGACCGCTTGCCGCTCATGTGTGTGAGGCAGCAGGGCGGCGGTGTGGCGATTGCGGATTACGCGCCGCCGTGTCCCTTCGTGCGCGCCGACTCGGTGCTCGGTCAACGCGTGATGCGGCTGCTGCTGCGTGTGCGCGAAAAATGCGTGTTCCTGGCCGGGCGTCTGCAGGCGGCGCAACGTGCCGAGGAGCGCGACGACGCCGCGCAGATCGAGCGCCAGCTCTGCGCGCTCTGGAGCCGCCTGCCCGAAGTGGAGGCGACGCTCGTCACCGGCATCGCGCATCCCGCCGAACTGTATCGCGCCGTTGCCGGCATGACGGGCGCGCTCGCGGCACTGCGGCCCGGGCGCGGCGTGCCCGCATTCGCGACGTTCGATTACATGGCGCTGCTCGCGTCGTTCGATCCGCTGCTCGAGTGGGCGGACGAAGCGCTCGCGACGATCCGCCAGGGTTATCGCGTACGCGCATTCACCGAGGAGGGCGGCAGCTTCTGGATCGCGCCGCCGTTCGAAAGCGGCGGCAACGTTGCGCGCGAACTCGTGATCGGATTGCGCATGCCGCCCGACGCCGGCGAGCACGACGCGAGCGTGTGGCTCGACCATGCCGTCGTCGCGTCGAGGCCCTATGTGCCGACGCTCGCCCGGCAGCGCATGCGAGGCCTCGCGCGCCGGCGCCTCGCGCGCGAGGAGCGCGCCGCTTACGCCACGGGCGACGACACGACGCTCTTCGCCGTGACCGTGGAGGACGCATGGTTCGACCGCGCGCAGCCGTTGTGCATCGAAGTCCGCACGACTGGGCCGGGCCGCGCGCCCTGGGCCGTGCAGCTTTTCACGCCCACGGGCGACGCCGCCGACGACGCAGGCCACGCGGGAGCCGATAATGCTTGA
- a CDS encoding DotU family type IV/VI secretion system protein, which produces MLDASDQSEERLPLMRAFVVAFAFAENARLRAVAHAVSTANTADAAGAEPPADPQREADTLATQLQSATRKLARDAMAWTGAAGEADIAAAQYAYVALLDELLLFSAWNGASVWETWPLEARIFGTRAAGERIPAAIESLLAQRDPAQRDLANVYLACLTLGFRGRLRGEAGALRHDQLRHALFAFAMQRDPEPNRLGAPLERAALAPRETRPLTQMFPDRARLALFVGGGFAVLLGVSQLLWLYATAPVRPSLEQFETVSMVQGRPSQVSHTSTTGMVLPRARTIRRLRPPPAPADLQSVPQTQDTPAAPTVSTTPPATLALAARRIVMVSVQNADDSSEEGPDSTPRGARP; this is translated from the coding sequence ATGCTTGATGCCAGCGATCAGAGCGAGGAGCGCCTGCCGCTCATGCGCGCATTCGTCGTGGCGTTCGCTTTCGCGGAGAACGCGCGCCTGCGCGCAGTCGCCCACGCAGTGAGCACGGCGAATACAGCAGACGCCGCCGGTGCGGAGCCACCCGCCGATCCCCAGCGCGAAGCCGACACGCTCGCCACGCAGTTGCAGTCCGCCACGCGCAAGCTCGCGCGCGACGCCATGGCGTGGACTGGCGCGGCGGGCGAAGCGGACATCGCCGCCGCGCAATACGCCTATGTCGCGCTGCTCGACGAATTGCTGCTGTTTTCGGCGTGGAATGGCGCGAGCGTGTGGGAGACCTGGCCGCTCGAAGCGCGCATCTTCGGCACGCGCGCGGCGGGCGAGCGCATTCCGGCCGCCATCGAATCGCTGCTCGCGCAGCGCGATCCGGCGCAGCGCGACCTTGCCAACGTCTATCTCGCCTGCCTCACGCTGGGTTTTCGAGGCCGCCTGCGCGGCGAGGCGGGCGCCTTGCGCCACGACCAGTTGCGCCATGCGCTGTTCGCCTTCGCCATGCAGCGCGACCCTGAGCCCAACCGACTCGGCGCGCCGCTCGAACGCGCCGCGCTGGCGCCTCGCGAAACACGGCCGCTCACGCAGATGTTTCCAGACCGCGCACGCCTCGCGCTGTTCGTGGGCGGCGGATTCGCGGTGCTGCTCGGCGTGTCGCAACTGCTGTGGCTCTACGCGACGGCGCCTGTGCGCCCATCGCTCGAACAGTTTGAAACGGTGTCGATGGTGCAAGGGCGTCCGTCGCAGGTCAGCCATACGAGCACCACGGGCATGGTGCTGCCGCGCGCGAGGACGATCCGCAGACTGCGGCCGCCGCCTGCGCCAGCAGATTTGCAGAGCGTGCCGCAAACGCAGGACACACCCGCAGCGCCGACGGTTTCCACGACGCCGCCCGCCACGCTTGCGCTCGCGGCGCGGCGCATCGTCATGGTGAGCGTGCAGAACGCCGACGACTCCAGTGAGGAAGGGCCGGACTCCACGCCGCGGGGAGCCCGACCATGA
- a CDS encoding type VI secretion system protein, with amino-acid sequence MTTTLIVVLIVLIALLIVGLAAALVVRWVRARDERRPLRNFTAMMRTAHNAMGVRDPYSVPRVLATGAPAALDALARGWRLASVGEPAWFGRLWHDAEGILIAEPGDSLGARAAAERRRGSTGGRLLRGLLRNRPGRPLDALVWVIALDTLIDENGTARADTDAALEASRTVLALQRQLGQMLPLYVVVTGCDALPGFDALAARLRRERIETPLGWASPYAPRRAFEPAWVDEAFADMSRALAATVTEMGTLDGALDGDVFLLPQRLDTLREPLREHLEPTLRGAADGTAPLMRGIWCVGAMPQAQEREEPAITDAARREARAAAAPAFASRLWHDVLMPGQGLALAIPRVLALRMRRYRIATFAAIALGVCWCVGLGVTTWHVRSDARALAGSYDALALASVAWHEAGASSSEAAQASALSSAATAFVKVPRWQLATPFMPLSYFGLHRRLDDAQYHVLSGLVFTPLRARLVSRLADLNCDGAAVASGKNASLAAAARRPQDLPEYTQGTRLVTNAAQTERLITNYNELVERDSGNTVMLAQLMRGAVGVSFSPDHVADRAGLDDAVRATAVEGGQLPFDGTEARAAQARASVCFEETFDHWFDDIYQDSSLTTNAAQIQAMLADLKAPGAVPTTASLSELATRIDTLATQVDTADHGWAGTHGQELVPGLSATFDTAKGLRLIGATPVASVLEHEQSEQSAFAARWLASGNLPGVLASNPTTGLQLAPDLLPLRDALRTLLGQSFVAGEGNAAAEIRSVDADSAQRALAVLPAYKQYSAGLLAQAPEAWRGALLAAAGNATVHSMVAALSAPAAPGGARNVAYAPQTQGAPFDTLRKNATDLVEAFDSLGRPDLAQAVALRVSDAALDVLRSTDVQVQSLEPFRPVRGDFSAWNGSAGGSMRAFGAATPEALQTYLAAQAGAVADTATLASSALDWLTAQNPPLSTADARLVARWKALFADLAQYRARSPASALVAVPSIISNQLDKMDLDTCSASLAQVDVPGAGDIVSSAGMRLVSSARERCYRLQIGTGGEAYEQLRSYFARYLAGRFPFSADANAQAADLRQTAGFVALLDAKLADAQRGMSAAAASGGQQAGAPQFLAKLARAKPWLDALVARGADGALVGVDVAVDWRIDRADEAGADQVIQWSLASGSQTLAWPAVAGTPLRWAPGQPAALSLRWAKDGPWRPMQDASQPTLSVDGEAATWAANDTWALLRLVRLHAVPDDGVDTGTGAGNARMVLSVPVRDRNGGTQTARMFMRVGMTGASKTALTWPDLPYAAPGYSAYGTPAVTYGPYPSSNSNTQAGRG; translated from the coding sequence ATGACGACCACACTCATAGTCGTCCTTATCGTTCTGATCGCGCTGCTGATCGTGGGTCTCGCTGCCGCGCTCGTCGTGCGCTGGGTGCGCGCTCGCGACGAACGCAGGCCGTTGCGCAATTTCACCGCCATGATGCGCACGGCGCACAACGCGATGGGCGTGCGCGACCCGTACTCGGTGCCGCGCGTGCTGGCCACGGGCGCACCGGCGGCGCTCGACGCGCTGGCGCGCGGCTGGCGCCTCGCGAGCGTTGGCGAGCCGGCCTGGTTCGGCAGGCTCTGGCACGACGCGGAAGGCATTCTGATTGCTGAACCGGGCGATTCGCTCGGCGCACGCGCGGCCGCCGAGCGCCGGCGCGGCTCGACCGGCGGGCGATTGCTGCGTGGCTTGCTGCGCAACCGGCCGGGCCGTCCGCTCGACGCGCTCGTGTGGGTGATCGCACTCGATACGCTCATCGACGAAAACGGCACAGCGCGCGCGGATACCGACGCGGCGCTCGAAGCCTCGCGCACGGTGCTCGCGCTGCAACGTCAGCTCGGGCAGATGCTGCCGCTCTACGTGGTGGTGACGGGCTGCGACGCGCTGCCCGGCTTCGATGCGCTCGCGGCACGCCTGCGTCGCGAGCGCATCGAAACGCCGCTGGGCTGGGCATCGCCGTACGCGCCTCGGCGCGCGTTCGAACCCGCCTGGGTGGACGAAGCCTTCGCCGACATGAGCCGCGCGCTCGCGGCGACCGTCACCGAAATGGGCACGCTCGACGGCGCGCTCGATGGCGACGTGTTCCTGCTGCCGCAGCGCCTCGACACGCTGCGCGAGCCATTGCGCGAGCACCTCGAACCCACCCTGCGCGGCGCCGCCGACGGCACCGCGCCGCTCATGCGCGGCATCTGGTGCGTGGGCGCGATGCCGCAGGCGCAGGAGCGCGAAGAGCCCGCCATCACGGACGCGGCGCGCAGGGAGGCGCGCGCTGCGGCGGCGCCGGCTTTCGCATCGCGTCTCTGGCACGACGTGCTGATGCCGGGGCAGGGACTTGCGCTCGCTATTCCGCGCGTGCTCGCGCTGCGCATGCGGCGCTACCGCATCGCCACGTTCGCCGCGATCGCGCTGGGCGTGTGCTGGTGCGTGGGGCTTGGCGTGACCACGTGGCACGTGCGCAGCGACGCGCGCGCGCTCGCCGGCAGCTACGACGCGCTTGCGCTCGCGAGCGTCGCATGGCACGAAGCGGGCGCGAGCAGCAGCGAAGCGGCGCAGGCAAGCGCGCTGAGCAGCGCCGCGACCGCCTTCGTCAAGGTGCCGCGCTGGCAGCTCGCCACGCCGTTCATGCCGCTGTCGTATTTCGGCCTGCACCGCCGGCTCGACGACGCGCAATACCACGTGTTGAGCGGCCTCGTGTTCACGCCGCTGCGCGCGCGGCTCGTCAGCCGTCTCGCCGATCTGAACTGCGATGGCGCAGCCGTTGCATCGGGCAAGAACGCAAGCCTCGCAGCCGCCGCGCGGCGTCCTCAGGACCTGCCGGAGTACACGCAGGGCACGCGGCTCGTCACGAACGCGGCGCAAACCGAGCGGCTGATCACGAACTACAACGAACTGGTAGAGCGCGACTCCGGCAACACCGTGATGCTCGCGCAACTCATGCGCGGCGCGGTGGGCGTGAGCTTTTCTCCCGATCATGTGGCCGACCGCGCGGGGCTCGACGATGCGGTGCGCGCGACTGCAGTGGAAGGCGGGCAACTGCCGTTCGACGGCACGGAGGCGCGCGCCGCGCAAGCGCGCGCGAGCGTGTGCTTCGAGGAGACCTTCGATCACTGGTTCGACGATATTTATCAGGACTCCTCGCTCACGACGAACGCCGCGCAAATCCAGGCCATGCTCGCCGATCTGAAGGCGCCTGGCGCGGTTCCCACCACCGCTTCGCTCTCCGAACTGGCCACGCGCATCGACACGCTCGCAACCCAGGTCGATACCGCCGACCACGGTTGGGCGGGCACGCACGGCCAGGAACTCGTGCCCGGACTCTCGGCGACTTTCGACACGGCAAAAGGCCTGCGCCTGATCGGCGCGACACCGGTGGCGAGCGTGCTGGAGCACGAGCAGAGCGAACAAAGCGCATTCGCGGCGCGCTGGCTCGCGAGCGGCAACCTGCCTGGCGTGCTGGCTTCCAATCCGACGACGGGGCTGCAACTGGCGCCGGACCTGCTGCCGCTGCGCGATGCGTTGCGCACGCTGCTCGGCCAGTCGTTCGTTGCTGGCGAGGGCAACGCGGCGGCCGAAATTCGCAGCGTGGATGCGGACTCGGCGCAACGCGCGCTCGCAGTCCTGCCCGCCTACAAGCAATATTCCGCGGGTCTTCTTGCGCAGGCGCCCGAAGCGTGGCGCGGCGCGCTGCTCGCCGCGGCAGGCAACGCGACCGTGCACAGCATGGTGGCCGCGCTTTCGGCGCCTGCCGCGCCCGGTGGGGCGCGCAACGTCGCCTACGCGCCGCAAACGCAGGGCGCACCCTTCGACACGCTGCGCAAGAACGCAACGGATCTCGTGGAAGCGTTCGACTCGCTTGGCCGCCCCGATCTCGCGCAGGCAGTTGCCCTGCGCGTCAGCGACGCCGCACTCGACGTGCTGCGCTCGACCGATGTGCAAGTGCAATCACTCGAACCGTTCCGGCCGGTACGCGGCGACTTCTCGGCCTGGAACGGCAGCGCCGGCGGGTCGATGCGCGCGTTTGGCGCCGCGACGCCCGAAGCGCTGCAAACCTACCTCGCCGCCCAGGCGGGCGCGGTGGCCGACACGGCCACGCTCGCGTCGAGCGCGCTCGACTGGCTCACGGCGCAGAACCCGCCGCTCTCCACCGCGGACGCGCGGCTCGTTGCGCGCTGGAAGGCGCTCTTCGCGGACCTTGCGCAGTACCGCGCGCGCAGCCCGGCGAGCGCGCTCGTGGCGGTGCCGTCGATCATCTCCAACCAGCTCGACAAGATGGACCTCGACACATGCAGCGCCTCGCTCGCGCAGGTCGATGTGCCGGGCGCGGGCGACATTGTCTCGAGCGCGGGCATGCGGCTCGTTTCGTCCGCGCGCGAACGCTGCTACCGGCTGCAGATCGGCACCGGCGGCGAGGCCTATGAGCAGTTGCGCAGCTATTTCGCGCGTTATCTGGCCGGGCGCTTCCCGTTCTCCGCCGATGCGAATGCGCAGGCCGCCGACCTGCGGCAGACGGCGGGGTTCGTCGCACTGCTCGATGCGAAACTCGCGGACGCGCAACGCGGCATGAGCGCAGCAGCGGCGAGCGGCGGCCAGCAAGCGGGCGCGCCGCAGTTTCTGGCGAAGCTCGCGCGCGCGAAGCCCTGGCTCGACGCGCTGGTGGCGCGCGGCGCGGACGGCGCGCTCGTGGGCGTGGACGTGGCGGTGGACTGGCGCATCGATCGCGCGGACGAAGCCGGTGCGGACCAGGTGATCCAGTGGTCCCTCGCGAGCGGCAGCCAGACGCTCGCCTGGCCCGCTGTGGCTGGCACGCCGCTGCGCTGGGCGCCGGGGCAGCCCGCCGCGCTCAGCTTGCGCTGGGCGAAGGACGGCCCGTGGCGGCCGATGCAGGACGCTTCGCAGCCGACACTCTCCGTCGACGGCGAGGCCGCCACCTGGGCGGCAAACGACACATGGGCGCTGTTGCGCCTCGTGCGCCTGCATGCGGTGCCGGACGACGGCGTGGATACCGGCACGGGAGCGGGCAACGCACGCATGGTGCTGAGTGTGCCGGTGCGCGACCGCAACGGCGGCACGCAAACCGCGCGCATGTTCATGCGCGTGGGCATGACGGGCGCGTCGAAAACGGCGCTCACGTGGCCCGACCTGCCATACGCGGCGCCGGGCTATAGTGCGTACGGGACGCCCGCGGTGACTTATGGACCGTATCCGTCGAGCAACTCGAACACCCAGGCGGGGCGCGGATGA
- the tssA gene encoding type VI secretion system protein TssA — MNPAFDIEALVQPIPGGAPAGVSLLHDAAFDAIKAARREDDPALPAGIWQTTLKVADWAAVEAGCEDLLARRSKDLTLAAWLGESWLQRYGCAALPACFALLSELCVRYWDDIHPLPRDGDLGFRAAPLAWVAQQFPTLLAGRIALCAGPDGSALTLARWQGAQREAVAVKDRKDVPAAKREEAARLAQALSQAAHDAAPAALRDQLQALRAARAPIAKLDAWCTQRLGAEAPSFGALLETLERMESVLRDWLTKHPDWEDVPMVEATSIQEQAVVEPAALQVATAGAGQEPKGPGRLDGPQSRDEAYRLLAVVADYLMRYEPHSPVPYMLKRALDWGGKPLPELLAELMAGERGRALGAALGLLPESEQR, encoded by the coding sequence ATGAACCCGGCATTCGACATCGAAGCACTCGTTCAACCGATACCGGGCGGCGCGCCAGCCGGCGTCTCGCTGCTGCACGACGCCGCCTTCGACGCGATCAAGGCGGCGCGCCGCGAGGACGATCCGGCATTGCCAGCGGGTATCTGGCAAACCACGCTCAAGGTCGCCGATTGGGCTGCGGTCGAAGCGGGCTGCGAGGACCTCCTCGCGCGCCGTAGCAAGGACCTGACGCTCGCCGCGTGGCTCGGCGAGAGCTGGCTGCAGCGATATGGTTGTGCTGCCTTGCCAGCTTGCTTCGCATTGCTGAGCGAATTGTGCGTGCGCTATTGGGACGACATTCATCCACTGCCGCGCGACGGCGACCTGGGGTTTCGGGCCGCGCCGCTCGCCTGGGTTGCCCAGCAGTTCCCGACCTTGCTCGCCGGGCGTATCGCGCTGTGCGCGGGACCCGATGGATCTGCGCTGACGCTTGCGCGCTGGCAGGGCGCGCAGCGCGAGGCCGTTGCGGTGAAGGACCGCAAGGACGTGCCCGCAGCGAAGCGCGAGGAAGCCGCACGGTTGGCACAGGCTCTGTCGCAGGCCGCGCACGACGCCGCGCCCGCCGCGCTACGCGACCAGTTGCAGGCGCTGCGCGCGGCGCGCGCGCCCATTGCGAAGCTGGACGCGTGGTGCACGCAGCGGCTCGGCGCGGAAGCGCCGTCGTTCGGGGCGCTGCTGGAGACGCTGGAGCGCATGGAGAGCGTGTTGCGCGACTGGCTCACGAAGCATCCCGACTGGGAGGACGTACCGATGGTTGAGGCCACATCGATTCAGGAACAGGCGGTGGTCGAGCCTGCTGCGCTTCAGGTTGCTACGGCTGGCGCGGGGCAGGAGCCGAAGGGGCCGGGAAGGCTCGATGGGCCTCAGTCGCGCGATGAGGCGTACAGACTGCTGGCCGTTGTCGCCGATTACCTCATGCGCTATGAGCCGCACAGCCCTGTGCCTTATATGCTCAAGCGGGCACTCGACTGGGGCGGCAAGCCGCTGCCGGAGTTGCTGGCCGAGTTGATGGCGGGCGAGCGAGGCAGGGCGTTGGGGGCAGCGCTTGGGTTGCTGCCCGAGAGTGAGCAACGGTAA